From one Mya arenaria isolate MELC-2E11 chromosome 4, ASM2691426v1 genomic stretch:
- the LOC128231514 gene encoding uncharacterized protein LOC128231514 isoform X3: protein MAHLDELRNSRADREPYKVQWLDSAYQQTLLPNAPWHQIEDRIAYIMAQRVEKQFLKPERKEALLSLLGQDFTDKYLPSARRNPWVLEPPSMTPGEKAKVIRDAQAYLNSQMYKAANDVGYEHMTTPNPSGNPAPEYSAFLQHSFTVFQTGLDRELFRQEEELTKQKKQQINMERKYQVKIPAPSRLKLSGVSTASSGSVASSKGKPSTAAIKAYKQEESIHKVDGDPPPLWGAQSDQIGKSVLAILQKDPRKFDHVAGRLHGRQLPGSLRSYMWSDVLFKEERKRLKEVVVEKVVRERFAKALTRGIQDLKINRSTSSPINGLIENAVIETYNKTTCLVPYKTPEHMKEAIRTLNVLYVYDRSYEPYLIHWLFPLQIAFQTQAMDGKDDRGENVIELAMYLDLLNSSLFPPWPTVFAIAEKVLSTVRQADPDFYNHLKVISRINVKVNPKEFLVHLIHEEKAKAEQLLKSTPGGQREQEMSAELLADPLIFLRRWIGEGFVSVLDAPSVMYIWDQCFMQGWHTGVIENFCIALLELLRHRFMAARDYQGMKEVFLNEGCKLYTVDLQHAWIHLERGNDPADIPYMNRQRPQESPTKTKQSPVVTPVSRMSTASFPASTPIEGILSPSGAKDIKLEMVIPSEVLTREPWLSRVDANSIKVSMVLYFGEVRLQSHTSMMPSNVVSTAQDTYGNTIYQVVYPEDRFVFRDIDLAPYDLEREMGSHIYAIVRVEYQFNDPVHKGRQAVPVGWARVPVFQRQKTDGATSVTSFLDIQWDLQAGEKTVVLHPGDVPESVISSEPETPQDYKKPDGAILGYNSKLTLMLYDPKNEPMGKYAPVIPQQVPPSDTRQPSPAPSPRRVTPVPVKQPTPIQPTPAPRPQSFSEPWVPFKKEAAKGDPKPTGLKDPFDLYIDSVRYIPDNASVIKVTGRLLRTGSLGQLEDILTLPELSSPARSPTFNFRIPVNLGRKEADTGMLAFIRVYTVDVVEDTVGVIGSCLVPFFNNKKLRVGGFQYRLHNGMPVLTHASGIAAIKPTDMDTIPPMPACSVLVRILPHSENPAPYPGYSSGYFESSTAKPSVSEYRIFRSYGEHMAYPATVREMIQRIMETEGMQPQGQTDTNLLDWLQTRLDIRRQLTPGRPAENLSLVRCVRYRLKMGLSIKINQVFGMQEGMYIQCFARVAPGQKVLSMSPTNEGWGGEEKFVTLKHKYDSYQSAPEWEDDASTLHPFYDQYSCLVVQLFGLEVQYHPKANHAEVGNVTDLRGRALSLEDEDRIIGWAVLPLFEGNSVLVGTHHVPVFRGKPSAEILQQLTVLPCEQVLQAQTWNNKNKYNAGSMQITVWDSHFDYEEVPELPLFEYLLEPVGRLEDYRKARQPGSGKTLNHFILDSLEAKHKKQGTNSSVFNKERGFFKDLMENTFYELMEGALMTAGYGPL, encoded by the exons atggcTCACCTGGATGAATTGAGGAACAGTCGTGCAGACCGTGAGCCGTACAAGGTTCAATGGCTGGACTCTGCCTACCAACAGACACTCCTACCCAACGCCCCATGGCATCAG ATTGAGGACCGTATAGCATACATTATGGCCCAGCGTGTGGAGAAGCAGTTTCTAAAGCCGGAAAGGAAGGAGGCCCTGCTCTCACTCCTTGGGCAGGACTTCACTGATAAATACCTGCCATCTGCACGCCGCAATCCATGGGTCTTG GAGCCTCCCTCCATGACCCCCGGGGAGAAAGCGAAAGTGATACGTGATGCGCAGGCATACCTGAACAGTCAGATGTACAAGGCTGCCAATGATGTTGGATATGAGCACATGACAACTCCCAACCCCTC TGGTAACCCAGCTCCAGAGTACTCTGCCTTCCTGCAGCATTCGTTCACGGTGTTTCAGACAGGACTGGACCGGGAACTCTTCAGACAGGAGGAGGAACTCACA AAGCAGAAGAAGCAACAGATAAACATGGAGCGGAAATACCAGGTGAAGATACCTGCCCCAAGCAGACTCAAGCTCAGTGGTGTGTCGACGGCAAGCTCCGGTAGTGTTGCCTCCAGCAAGGGAAAACCCAGCACTGCAGCGATCAAAG CTTACAAACAGGAAG AGTCCATCCACAAGGTAGATGGAGACCCGCCGCCCCTGTGGGGGGCCCAGAGTGACCAGATCGGCAAGTCAGTGCTCGCTATCCTACAGAAGGACCCTCGTAAGTTTGATCACGTGGCTGGACGTCTACATGGACGACAGTTGCCTGGGAGTCTACGCTCATACATGTGGTCAGATGTTCTGTTCAAGGAGGAGAGGAAAAGACTGAAGGAAGT TGTTGTAGAGAAGGTTGTGCGTGAACGGTTTGCAAAGGCTCTGACCCGCGGCATACAGGACCTGAAGATCAACCGCTCCACCAGCTCACCTATCAATGGTCTCATAGAGAATGCTGTCATCGAG ACATACAACAAGACGACATGCCTGGTCCCGTATAAAACACCAGAACATATGAAGGAGGCTATCCGTACCCTGAACGTGCTTTATGTGTATGACCGGAGTTACGAGCCGTATCTGATACACTGGCTCTTCCCTCTTCAGATAGCCTTCCAGACTCAGGCCATGGACGGGAAGGATGACAGGG GTGAAAATGTGATAGAGCTGGCCATGTACTTGGACCTGCTCAACTCTAGCCTGTTCCCCCCCTGGCCCACTGTGTTTGCTATAGCAGAGAAGGTCCTTTCCACTGTCCGCCAGGCTGACCCTGACTTCTATAACCACCTCAAGGTCATCTCAAgaatcaatgtcaaggtcaaccCTAAG GAGTTCCTGGTTCACTTGATACATGAGGAGAAAGCAAAAGCTGAACAGCTTCTCAAGTCCACACCAGGCGGCCAGCGGGAACAGGAAATGTCTGCCGAGCTACTGGCTGATCCTCTCATCTTTTTAAGGAGGTGGATTGGAGAG GGTTTTGTGAGCGTGCTGGATGCCCCGAGTGTGATGTACATCTGGGACCAGTGCTTCATGCAGGGCTGGCACACAGGTGTCATTGAGAACTTCTGTATTGCCTTGTTGGAGCTGCTCAGACATCGGTTCATGGCTGCCAGGGACTACCAGGGTATGAAAGAG GTGTTCCTGAATGAAGGCTGTAAGTTATACACAGTAGACCTTCAACATGCCTGGATCCACCTGGAGCGGGGGAATGACCCTGCCGACATTCCCTACATGAACAGACAGCGGCCACA GGAATCACCGACAAAGACAAAGCAGTCTCCTGTTGT CACCCCTGTATCGCGTATGAGCACTGCCTCATTCCCCGCCTCGACACCAATAGAGGGCATCCTGTCACCGAGCGGTGCCAAGGACATTAAACTGGAAATGGTCATACCTTCAGAAGTCTTAACCAGG GAGCCCTGGCTGTCTCGTGTGGATGCCAACTCCATCAAGGTCTCTATGGTGCTGTATTTTGGTGAGGTGCGTCTGCAGTCTCACACCTCCATGATGCCTTCCAATGTTGTCTCAACAGCACAGGACACATACGGAAACACCATCTACCAG GTTGTGTATCCAGAGGATCGCTTTGTGTTCCGGGACATTGACCTTGCCCCGTACGACCTTGAGCGGGAGATGGGATCGCACATCTATGCTATTGTCCGTGTAGAATATCAGTTTAATGATCCTGTACATAAAG GTCGTCAGGCTGTGCCAGTAGGTTGGGCGCGGGTGCCGGTGTTTCAGAGACAGAAGACAGATGGTGCGACGTCTGTTACCTCATTTCTTGACATCCAGTGGGATCTGCAGGCAGGCGAGAAAACTGTTGTCCTCCACCCTGGTGACGTGCCCGAGTCGGTCATCTCATCAGAGCCAGAGACACCCCAGGATTACAAGAAGCCTGACG GTGCGATCTTGGGCTACAATTCCAAGCTGACCCTGATGCTGTACGACCCCAAGAATGAGCCAATGGGAAAGTATGCCCCAGTCATACCCCAGCAGGTGCCCCCCTCTGACACTCGACAACCTTCCCCTGCACCCAGCCCCAG GAGGGTGACACCAGTCCCAGTAAAGCAGCCAACACCCATCCAACCAACCCCTGCCCCACGACCCCAGTCTTTCTCTGAACCCTGGGTCCCCTTCAAGAAGGAGGCTGCAAAGGGTGACCCAAAACCTACGGGGCTCAAAGATCCCTTTGACCTTTATATTGACAGTGTGCGCTACATACCGGACAATGCATCTGTGATAAAG GTGACAGGCCGGCTGCTGCGTACAGGAAGTTTGGGTCAATTGGAGGACATCCTAACCCTCCCTGAGCTCTCAAGCCCTGCCCGCTCCCCGACATTCAACTTCCGGATCCCCGTCAACCTTGGCAGGAAGGAGGCGGATACCGGCATGCTCGCTTTTATTAGAGTTTACACTGTTGATGTGGTTGAGGACACCGTTGGAGTAATTGGAAGCTGTCTGGTGCCATTCTTCAATAATAAG AAACTGCGTGTGGGAGGTTTCCAATACCGGCTGCACAACGGTATGCCAGTGTTGACCCATGCATCGGGAATCGCCGCCATCAAGCCGACTGACATGGACACTATTCCACCCATGCCAGCATGCTCTGTCCTGGTCCGCATACTGCCGCATAGTGAG AACCCAGCACCATACCCTGGTTACTCGTCAGGCTACTTTGAGAGCTCGACAGCCAAACCGTCTGTGTCAGAGTACAGGATATTCCGGAGTTACGGGGAGCACATGGCATACCCCGCCACTGTGAGGGAGATGATACAAAGAATCATGGAGACTGAGGGCATGCAGCCACAAG GTCAGACAGACACAAACTTGCTGGACTGGCTGCAGACAAGACTGGATATTCGTCGCCAGCTGACCCCTGGTCGACCCGCGGAGAACCTCTCCCTGGTGCGCTGTGTACGGTACAGGCTCAAGATGGGCCTCAGTATCAAGATCAACCAGGTGTTTGGCATGCAAG AGGGCATGTACATCCAGTGTTTTGCGCGTGTGGCCCCAGGGCAGAAGGTGTTGAGTATGAGCCCAACCAATGAGGGTTGGGGTGGGGAGGAGAAGTTTGTTACCCTCAAACACAAATATGACAGCTACCAGTCCGCCCCGGAGTGGGAGGATGATGCCTCG acTTTACACCCGTTCTATGACCAGTACTCATGCCTGGTTGTCCAGCTGTTTGGTCTGGAAGTCCAATATCACCCAAAGGCAAACCATGCAGAGGTGGGCAATGTTACAGACCTGAGGGGAAGGGCTCTCTCCCTTGAGGACGAGGACCGCATCATTGGCTGGGCCGTGCTGCCATTGTTTGAAGG GAACTCAGTGCTGGTAGGGACCCACCATGTGCCCGTGTTCCGAGGCAAGCCTTCTGCAGAAATTCTCCAGCAGCTTACAGTCCTTCCATGTGAACAGGTTCTCCAGGCTCAGACATGGAACAACAAGAACAAATAT AATGCTGGGAGTATGCAGATCACGGTGTGGGATTCTCACTTTGACTATGAAGAAGTTCCAGAGCTTcct CTGTTTGAGTATCTGCTGGAGCCCGTTGGACGATTGGAGGACTACCGTAAGGCACGTCAGCCGGGCTCTGGTAAGACGCTGAACCACTTCATCCTGGACTCGCTGGAAGCCAAACACAAGAAGCAGGGAACCAATAGCTCAGTCTTTAACAAGGAGAGGGGCTTCTTCAAGGATCTCATGGAGAACACCTTCTACGAGCTCATG GAGGGTGCCCTGATGACCGCTGGCTATGGACCTCTCTAA
- the LOC128231514 gene encoding uncharacterized protein LOC128231514 isoform X1, with translation MAHLDELRNSRADREPYKVQWLDSAYQQTLLPNAPWHQIEDRIAYIMAQRVEKQFLKPERKEALLSLLGQDFTDKYLPSARRNPWVLEPPSMTPGEKAKVIRDAQAYLNSQMYKAANDVGYEHMTTPNPSGNPAPEYSAFLQHSFTVFQTGLDRELFRQEEELTKQKKQQINMERKYQVKIPAPSRLKLSGVSTASSGSVASSKGKPSTAAIKAYKQEESIHKVDGDPPPLWGAQSDQIGKSVLAILQKDPRKFDHVAGRLHGRQLPGSLRSYMWSDVLFKEERKRLKEVVVEKVVRERFAKALTRGIQDLKINRSTSSPINGLIENAVIETYNKTTCLVPYKTPEHMKEAIRTLNVLYVYDRSYEPYLIHWLFPLQIAFQTQAMDGKDDRGENVIELAMYLDLLNSSLFPPWPTVFAIAEKVLSTVRQADPDFYNHLKVISRINVKVNPKEFLVHLIHEEKAKAEQLLKSTPGGQREQEMSAELLADPLIFLRRWIGEGFVSVLDAPSVMYIWDQCFMQGWHTGVIENFCIALLELLRHRFMAARDYQGMKEVFLNEGCKLYTVDLQHAWIHLERGNDPADIPYMNRQRPQESPTKTKQSPVVTPVSRMSTASFPASTPIEGILSPSGAKDIKLEMVIPSEVLTREPWLSRVDANSIKVSMVLYFGEVRLQSHTSMMPSNVVSTAQDTYGNTIYQVVYPEDRFVFRDIDLAPYDLEREMGSHIYAIVRVEYQFNDPVHKGRQAVPVGWARVPVFQRQKTDGATSVTSFLDIQWDLQAGEKTVVLHPGDVPESVISSEPETPQDYKKPDGAILGYNSKLTLMLYDPKNEPMGKYAPVIPQQVPPSDTRQPSPAPSPRRVTPVPVKQPTPIQPTPAPRPQSFSEPWVPFKKEAAKGDPKPTGLKDPFDLYIDSVRYIPDNASVIKVTGRLLRTGSLGQLEDILTLPELSSPARSPTFNFRIPVNLGRKEADTGMLAFIRVYTVDVVEDTVGVIGSCLVPFFNNKKLRVGGFQYRLHNGMPVLTHASGIAAIKPTDMDTIPPMPACSVLVRILPHSENPAPYPGYSSGYFESSTAKPSVSEYRIFRSYGEHMAYPATVREMIQRIMETEGMQPQGQTDTNLLDWLQTRLDIRRQLTPGRPAENLSLVRCVRYRLKMGLSIKINQVFGMQEGMYIQCFARVAPGQKVLSMSPTNEGWGGEEKFVTLKHKYDSYQSAPEWEDDASTLHPFYDQYSCLVVQLFGLEVQYHPKANHAEVGNVTDLRGRALSLEDEDRIIGWAVLPLFEGNHAESYTWNSVLVGTHHVPVFRGKPSAEILQQLTVLPCEQVLQAQTWNNKNKYNAGSMQITVWDSHFDYEEVPELPLFEYLLEPVGRLEDYRKARQPGSGKTLNHFILDSLEAKHKKQGTNSSVFNKERGFFKDLMENTFYELMEGALMTAGYGPL, from the exons atggcTCACCTGGATGAATTGAGGAACAGTCGTGCAGACCGTGAGCCGTACAAGGTTCAATGGCTGGACTCTGCCTACCAACAGACACTCCTACCCAACGCCCCATGGCATCAG ATTGAGGACCGTATAGCATACATTATGGCCCAGCGTGTGGAGAAGCAGTTTCTAAAGCCGGAAAGGAAGGAGGCCCTGCTCTCACTCCTTGGGCAGGACTTCACTGATAAATACCTGCCATCTGCACGCCGCAATCCATGGGTCTTG GAGCCTCCCTCCATGACCCCCGGGGAGAAAGCGAAAGTGATACGTGATGCGCAGGCATACCTGAACAGTCAGATGTACAAGGCTGCCAATGATGTTGGATATGAGCACATGACAACTCCCAACCCCTC TGGTAACCCAGCTCCAGAGTACTCTGCCTTCCTGCAGCATTCGTTCACGGTGTTTCAGACAGGACTGGACCGGGAACTCTTCAGACAGGAGGAGGAACTCACA AAGCAGAAGAAGCAACAGATAAACATGGAGCGGAAATACCAGGTGAAGATACCTGCCCCAAGCAGACTCAAGCTCAGTGGTGTGTCGACGGCAAGCTCCGGTAGTGTTGCCTCCAGCAAGGGAAAACCCAGCACTGCAGCGATCAAAG CTTACAAACAGGAAG AGTCCATCCACAAGGTAGATGGAGACCCGCCGCCCCTGTGGGGGGCCCAGAGTGACCAGATCGGCAAGTCAGTGCTCGCTATCCTACAGAAGGACCCTCGTAAGTTTGATCACGTGGCTGGACGTCTACATGGACGACAGTTGCCTGGGAGTCTACGCTCATACATGTGGTCAGATGTTCTGTTCAAGGAGGAGAGGAAAAGACTGAAGGAAGT TGTTGTAGAGAAGGTTGTGCGTGAACGGTTTGCAAAGGCTCTGACCCGCGGCATACAGGACCTGAAGATCAACCGCTCCACCAGCTCACCTATCAATGGTCTCATAGAGAATGCTGTCATCGAG ACATACAACAAGACGACATGCCTGGTCCCGTATAAAACACCAGAACATATGAAGGAGGCTATCCGTACCCTGAACGTGCTTTATGTGTATGACCGGAGTTACGAGCCGTATCTGATACACTGGCTCTTCCCTCTTCAGATAGCCTTCCAGACTCAGGCCATGGACGGGAAGGATGACAGGG GTGAAAATGTGATAGAGCTGGCCATGTACTTGGACCTGCTCAACTCTAGCCTGTTCCCCCCCTGGCCCACTGTGTTTGCTATAGCAGAGAAGGTCCTTTCCACTGTCCGCCAGGCTGACCCTGACTTCTATAACCACCTCAAGGTCATCTCAAgaatcaatgtcaaggtcaaccCTAAG GAGTTCCTGGTTCACTTGATACATGAGGAGAAAGCAAAAGCTGAACAGCTTCTCAAGTCCACACCAGGCGGCCAGCGGGAACAGGAAATGTCTGCCGAGCTACTGGCTGATCCTCTCATCTTTTTAAGGAGGTGGATTGGAGAG GGTTTTGTGAGCGTGCTGGATGCCCCGAGTGTGATGTACATCTGGGACCAGTGCTTCATGCAGGGCTGGCACACAGGTGTCATTGAGAACTTCTGTATTGCCTTGTTGGAGCTGCTCAGACATCGGTTCATGGCTGCCAGGGACTACCAGGGTATGAAAGAG GTGTTCCTGAATGAAGGCTGTAAGTTATACACAGTAGACCTTCAACATGCCTGGATCCACCTGGAGCGGGGGAATGACCCTGCCGACATTCCCTACATGAACAGACAGCGGCCACA GGAATCACCGACAAAGACAAAGCAGTCTCCTGTTGT CACCCCTGTATCGCGTATGAGCACTGCCTCATTCCCCGCCTCGACACCAATAGAGGGCATCCTGTCACCGAGCGGTGCCAAGGACATTAAACTGGAAATGGTCATACCTTCAGAAGTCTTAACCAGG GAGCCCTGGCTGTCTCGTGTGGATGCCAACTCCATCAAGGTCTCTATGGTGCTGTATTTTGGTGAGGTGCGTCTGCAGTCTCACACCTCCATGATGCCTTCCAATGTTGTCTCAACAGCACAGGACACATACGGAAACACCATCTACCAG GTTGTGTATCCAGAGGATCGCTTTGTGTTCCGGGACATTGACCTTGCCCCGTACGACCTTGAGCGGGAGATGGGATCGCACATCTATGCTATTGTCCGTGTAGAATATCAGTTTAATGATCCTGTACATAAAG GTCGTCAGGCTGTGCCAGTAGGTTGGGCGCGGGTGCCGGTGTTTCAGAGACAGAAGACAGATGGTGCGACGTCTGTTACCTCATTTCTTGACATCCAGTGGGATCTGCAGGCAGGCGAGAAAACTGTTGTCCTCCACCCTGGTGACGTGCCCGAGTCGGTCATCTCATCAGAGCCAGAGACACCCCAGGATTACAAGAAGCCTGACG GTGCGATCTTGGGCTACAATTCCAAGCTGACCCTGATGCTGTACGACCCCAAGAATGAGCCAATGGGAAAGTATGCCCCAGTCATACCCCAGCAGGTGCCCCCCTCTGACACTCGACAACCTTCCCCTGCACCCAGCCCCAG GAGGGTGACACCAGTCCCAGTAAAGCAGCCAACACCCATCCAACCAACCCCTGCCCCACGACCCCAGTCTTTCTCTGAACCCTGGGTCCCCTTCAAGAAGGAGGCTGCAAAGGGTGACCCAAAACCTACGGGGCTCAAAGATCCCTTTGACCTTTATATTGACAGTGTGCGCTACATACCGGACAATGCATCTGTGATAAAG GTGACAGGCCGGCTGCTGCGTACAGGAAGTTTGGGTCAATTGGAGGACATCCTAACCCTCCCTGAGCTCTCAAGCCCTGCCCGCTCCCCGACATTCAACTTCCGGATCCCCGTCAACCTTGGCAGGAAGGAGGCGGATACCGGCATGCTCGCTTTTATTAGAGTTTACACTGTTGATGTGGTTGAGGACACCGTTGGAGTAATTGGAAGCTGTCTGGTGCCATTCTTCAATAATAAG AAACTGCGTGTGGGAGGTTTCCAATACCGGCTGCACAACGGTATGCCAGTGTTGACCCATGCATCGGGAATCGCCGCCATCAAGCCGACTGACATGGACACTATTCCACCCATGCCAGCATGCTCTGTCCTGGTCCGCATACTGCCGCATAGTGAG AACCCAGCACCATACCCTGGTTACTCGTCAGGCTACTTTGAGAGCTCGACAGCCAAACCGTCTGTGTCAGAGTACAGGATATTCCGGAGTTACGGGGAGCACATGGCATACCCCGCCACTGTGAGGGAGATGATACAAAGAATCATGGAGACTGAGGGCATGCAGCCACAAG GTCAGACAGACACAAACTTGCTGGACTGGCTGCAGACAAGACTGGATATTCGTCGCCAGCTGACCCCTGGTCGACCCGCGGAGAACCTCTCCCTGGTGCGCTGTGTACGGTACAGGCTCAAGATGGGCCTCAGTATCAAGATCAACCAGGTGTTTGGCATGCAAG AGGGCATGTACATCCAGTGTTTTGCGCGTGTGGCCCCAGGGCAGAAGGTGTTGAGTATGAGCCCAACCAATGAGGGTTGGGGTGGGGAGGAGAAGTTTGTTACCCTCAAACACAAATATGACAGCTACCAGTCCGCCCCGGAGTGGGAGGATGATGCCTCG acTTTACACCCGTTCTATGACCAGTACTCATGCCTGGTTGTCCAGCTGTTTGGTCTGGAAGTCCAATATCACCCAAAGGCAAACCATGCAGAGGTGGGCAATGTTACAGACCTGAGGGGAAGGGCTCTCTCCCTTGAGGACGAGGACCGCATCATTGGCTGGGCCGTGCTGCCATTGTTTGAAGG CAATCATGCTGAAAGTTACACCTG GAACTCAGTGCTGGTAGGGACCCACCATGTGCCCGTGTTCCGAGGCAAGCCTTCTGCAGAAATTCTCCAGCAGCTTACAGTCCTTCCATGTGAACAGGTTCTCCAGGCTCAGACATGGAACAACAAGAACAAATAT AATGCTGGGAGTATGCAGATCACGGTGTGGGATTCTCACTTTGACTATGAAGAAGTTCCAGAGCTTcct CTGTTTGAGTATCTGCTGGAGCCCGTTGGACGATTGGAGGACTACCGTAAGGCACGTCAGCCGGGCTCTGGTAAGACGCTGAACCACTTCATCCTGGACTCGCTGGAAGCCAAACACAAGAAGCAGGGAACCAATAGCTCAGTCTTTAACAAGGAGAGGGGCTTCTTCAAGGATCTCATGGAGAACACCTTCTACGAGCTCATG GAGGGTGCCCTGATGACCGCTGGCTATGGACCTCTCTAA